The Deltaproteobacteria bacterium genome has a segment encoding these proteins:
- the ftsW gene encoding putative lipid II flippase FtsW, with protein sequence MSKKTENIAFLLLLFFLCTFGAVMLYSSSYILAGSNQELGFDKAFYIKRQVGGLLMGLVLFLVIQKIDYFRMKKLVPLAALLSLVALSLVFAPKIGVSVKGAHRWLKAGPVTLQPSEFSRFALIGYFAFYADKKGAEFGGSIYHFLPAAVVWGLMLLLIVLEPDYGMSAIICALFLCLVFVGGFPIRPLVGLFAAGVVAFGVLLVSSPYRMNRLFAYLDPQAYAKTTGYQVIQSLVGFANGGLIGTGIGAGKQKLFYLPEIHTDYIFAVIGEELGFLGVFIVATIFLVLFLFCLRISRRASDQFGRYFAFGTGVSLALCAFMNMGVSLKLFPPKGMVLPFMSYGRSSVIAHMIAMGVVYKISCFSREKPEDESADYWGRDRRSRIPRIIHSGSD encoded by the coding sequence ATGAGCAAAAAAACCGAGAACATAGCCTTTTTGTTGCTCCTCTTTTTCCTGTGCACCTTCGGTGCCGTCATGCTCTACAGCAGCAGTTACATCCTGGCGGGTTCGAACCAGGAGCTCGGGTTCGACAAGGCGTTTTACATAAAACGGCAGGTTGGCGGCTTGCTCATGGGCCTCGTTTTATTCCTCGTCATTCAGAAAATAGATTACTTCCGGATGAAAAAACTGGTCCCCCTGGCTGCTCTCCTCTCCCTGGTGGCACTGTCCCTGGTTTTCGCTCCCAAAATAGGGGTGTCGGTAAAGGGGGCTCACAGATGGCTCAAGGCCGGCCCGGTGACGCTGCAGCCCTCGGAATTTTCCCGATTTGCCCTGATAGGTTACTTTGCCTTCTACGCCGATAAAAAGGGGGCTGAGTTTGGCGGCAGCATCTACCACTTCCTTCCCGCCGCCGTCGTCTGGGGGCTTATGCTCCTGCTCATCGTTCTGGAGCCGGACTACGGCATGTCAGCCATAATATGCGCCCTTTTCCTTTGCCTGGTCTTCGTTGGCGGTTTTCCCATCCGGCCACTTGTCGGTCTCTTTGCGGCGGGCGTCGTCGCCTTCGGTGTTTTGCTCGTTTCGAGCCCCTACCGGATGAACAGGCTGTTTGCCTACCTCGACCCCCAGGCCTATGCAAAGACCACCGGTTACCAGGTTATCCAGTCTCTCGTGGGGTTTGCAAATGGGGGCCTGATCGGTACCGGCATCGGTGCGGGCAAGCAGAAGCTGTTCTACCTTCCGGAAATTCATACCGATTACATATTCGCCGTCATCGGTGAGGAATTGGGTTTCCTCGGTGTTTTCATCGTTGCCACGATATTTCTGGTACTTTTTCTCTTCTGTCTCAGGATTTCGCGTCGGGCTTCAGATCAGTTCGGGAGGTACTTCGCCTTCGGCACCGGGGTTTCTCTTGCCCTCTGTGCCTTCATGAATATGGGAGTTTCCCTGAAGCTTTTTCCTCCGAAGGGGATGGTTCTCCCCTTCATGAGTTACGGGAGAAGCTCCGTGATAGCCCACATGATTGCCATGGGCGTTGTGTACAAAATTTCCTGTTTTTCCAGGGAGAAGCCTGAAGATGAAAGTGCTGATTACTGGGGGAGGGACAGGAGGTCACGTATTCCCCGCATTATCCATAGCGGAAGCGATTAA
- the murD gene encoding UDP-N-acetylmuramoyl-L-alanine--D-glutamate ligase — protein MKLIAVVGAGKSGISVANHATRRGERVLLFDEMDSRRLAESTKGLLLPGVELVRGLPTKEVADRVACVVVSPGVPLARLPVEQFEGRGVEVMGEVEYAFRNLEGRIVAITGTNGKSTVTALTGMMMERAGLRVFTGGNLRDPLTLACDGAYDFFVVELSSFQLETVKRFRPAVGVLLNLGEDHMDRYESFEQYCLAKGRLFLNQGEGDAAIYNASDPLTYSLARGSRGRKYPFSATEGAGEGSWISQDGLVLRTDAGEARIDVSGTRLEGDHNRENVAAAALAAHLSGVSPGPIQEAIGEFRGLPHRMEHAGSVNDVDYYNDSKGTNVHALCSALRGVKRKVVLIAGGKDKGLSFEPARELVREKVRKIILIGEAAQRIREELGNSIPSRIARSMDEAVRDAHESASPGDMVLLSPGCSSFDMYENFEKRGDAFKEAVEVLGKK, from the coding sequence GTGAAATTGATAGCGGTTGTCGGAGCGGGAAAATCAGGGATAAGCGTTGCAAACCACGCGACGCGTCGTGGGGAGAGGGTGCTTCTGTTCGACGAAATGGATTCGCGCAGGCTCGCCGAGAGCACGAAGGGCCTCCTTCTCCCCGGAGTCGAGCTCGTCCGGGGGTTGCCGACGAAGGAGGTGGCTGATCGCGTCGCGTGCGTCGTCGTGTCTCCCGGCGTTCCTCTGGCCAGGTTGCCCGTGGAACAATTCGAAGGGCGGGGCGTAGAGGTCATGGGGGAGGTGGAGTACGCATTCAGGAACCTGGAGGGAAGGATCGTGGCCATTACGGGGACCAATGGAAAATCCACCGTTACCGCCCTCACGGGAATGATGATGGAGAGGGCAGGCCTCCGGGTCTTTACGGGAGGCAACCTGCGTGACCCGCTGACCCTTGCCTGTGATGGCGCCTACGACTTCTTCGTCGTCGAGCTGTCCAGTTTCCAGCTGGAGACGGTCAAGCGCTTCAGGCCCGCCGTGGGGGTACTGCTCAATCTGGGCGAGGACCACATGGACCGGTACGAGAGCTTCGAACAGTACTGCCTCGCAAAGGGAAGGTTGTTTCTCAACCAGGGTGAAGGTGATGCTGCCATATACAACGCCTCAGATCCCCTCACCTATTCGCTGGCACGGGGCAGCAGGGGGAGAAAGTATCCGTTCTCCGCGACGGAGGGGGCCGGCGAAGGGTCGTGGATTTCACAGGACGGCCTCGTCCTGAGAACCGATGCGGGTGAGGCCCGAATCGACGTCTCGGGAACCAGGCTCGAGGGTGACCACAACCGGGAAAACGTGGCGGCTGCAGCCCTCGCCGCGCATCTTTCCGGGGTTTCCCCGGGCCCTATTCAGGAGGCGATAGGGGAATTCAGGGGGTTGCCCCACAGGATGGAGCATGCGGGGTCGGTGAACGACGTGGACTACTACAATGACTCGAAGGGGACGAACGTTCACGCACTCTGCTCTGCCCTCAGGGGGGTAAAGAGGAAAGTGGTCCTCATAGCAGGGGGGAAGGACAAGGGATTGAGCTTCGAACCTGCCAGAGAGCTGGTGAGGGAGAAGGTGAGAAAGATCATTCTCATCGGTGAGGCAGCGCAGAGGATTCGTGAAGAGCTCGGCAACAGCATACCCTCCCGGATTGCCCGTTCCATGGATGAAGCGGTGCGCGACGCTCATGAGAGCGCCAGTCCCGGCGATATGGTGCTTCTGTCACCCGGGTGCTCCAGCTTCGATATGTATGAGAATTTTGAGAAAAGGGGCGATGCATTCAAAGAGGCCGTGGAGGTCCTGGGAAAAAAATGA
- a CDS encoding phospho-N-acetylmuramoyl-pentapeptide-transferase, which produces MIYHLLYPLKGAIPYFNVFRYITFRTIYALITGLLICFIFGKPVIDMLKSRQLGQPIREDGPPNHFVKEGTPTMGGVLIIGGTVVPSLLWARLDNPFVWIVIFATLAFGLIGFFDDYRKVIRMDARGLPGRIKFLLQIGAALSVALMIFTWAGRDFRIMVPFFKKFTPDIGWTYILFAVLVIVGASNAVNLTDGLDGLAIGPSVICVGTYMLFAYVTGHVKIANYLNIVYVPGVGELTVFCGAMAGAGMGFLWYNAHPAEIFMGDTGALAIGAAVATVAVIIKQEILLVIVGGVFVVEALSVIVQVISYKTTRKRVFLMAPIHHHFEKAKVHEAKIVVRFWLLAIILALIGISTLKLR; this is translated from the coding sequence ATGATCTACCACCTCTTATACCCGCTCAAGGGAGCGATACCCTACTTCAACGTCTTCCGGTACATCACCTTCAGGACCATCTACGCCCTGATAACGGGCCTTCTCATCTGCTTCATTTTCGGGAAACCGGTTATAGACATGCTCAAGAGCCGGCAGCTGGGTCAGCCCATCCGTGAAGACGGCCCCCCGAACCACTTCGTGAAAGAGGGGACTCCCACCATGGGGGGAGTGCTCATCATAGGCGGTACGGTCGTGCCTTCCCTGCTCTGGGCCAGGCTCGACAACCCCTTCGTCTGGATCGTGATCTTTGCCACCCTCGCTTTCGGCCTTATCGGGTTCTTCGACGACTACCGAAAGGTGATCCGGATGGACGCCAGGGGCCTCCCCGGCAGGATCAAGTTTCTGCTGCAAATAGGTGCTGCCCTGTCGGTTGCCCTGATGATCTTCACGTGGGCGGGACGTGATTTCCGGATCATGGTTCCCTTCTTCAAAAAATTCACCCCCGACATTGGCTGGACGTACATCCTCTTTGCCGTGCTCGTAATCGTGGGCGCCTCGAACGCCGTCAACCTGACCGACGGCCTCGACGGGCTCGCAATAGGGCCATCGGTCATCTGCGTGGGAACGTACATGCTTTTTGCCTACGTAACGGGGCATGTAAAAATCGCGAACTACCTCAATATCGTGTACGTCCCCGGTGTGGGGGAGCTCACCGTTTTCTGCGGCGCAATGGCGGGCGCCGGCATGGGTTTTCTCTGGTACAATGCGCATCCCGCCGAGATTTTTATGGGGGATACGGGAGCGCTGGCGATCGGGGCCGCCGTTGCGACGGTTGCGGTTATTATCAAACAGGAGATACTCCTGGTCATCGTCGGAGGCGTCTTCGTCGTCGAAGCCCTCTCCGTCATCGTGCAGGTGATTTCCTACAAGACCACCAGGAAGAGGGTTTTTCTCATGGCGCCCATACACCATCACTTCGAGAAAGCTAAGGTGCACGAAGCAAAGATCGTGGTCAGGTTCTGGTTGCTGGCGATAATCCTGGCCCTGATCGGAATCAGCACCTTGAAGCTGAGGTAG
- the murF gene encoding UDP-N-acetylmuramoyl-tripeptide--D-alanyl-D-alanine ligase, with product MTGKLSEVSRDERVPEASFGGDAVSRLAEETVNGHLLSGGMPFRVVTDSRGDVGEAIFVGLPGEKHDGSRFAEEALDRQVAGVVVGKEFWGKVKEKARRMGKAAICVADPLFFFGELAREKREKMKGTVFVGITGSAGKTTTKDMVSAILGRAGWTFKNPGNYNNLVGLPLSLMMMREGDEYGVLEMGTNTPGEIGRLTEILAPRVGAITNIGPAHLEGLGDIDGVKREKGDLFEKLNAGAVAVVNEDDLRVKAVSGLFPGRKVSFGEERGDVRGKILAMNPDSMDIQLDYGEDRMNVTMASPGVQFFSNALCAAGIAFALGIPKELVHDGLSSFLTGSGRFSILHPGRDVVVVDDTYNSNPLSVEVAIRNLRLMFPGRKIVFLLGDMLELGEAADSSHLRIGGLTSSLGPHRIYTFGELARKIHEGALRAGYPQSQCGHFEDVEELAKRVLEDKIRGSVILVKGSRMMKLERVVGRIVESFSARGNGA from the coding sequence ATGACAGGGAAGTTGTCAGAAGTATCGCGGGATGAAAGGGTTCCCGAAGCCTCCTTCGGCGGTGATGCTGTTTCCCGGCTGGCCGAAGAAACGGTAAACGGGCACCTTCTCTCGGGCGGCATGCCATTCAGGGTCGTTACCGACTCTCGGGGAGATGTTGGAGAAGCAATCTTCGTGGGTCTTCCCGGAGAAAAACACGACGGCTCGCGGTTTGCCGAGGAGGCCCTGGACAGGCAGGTTGCAGGAGTCGTCGTGGGAAAAGAATTCTGGGGGAAGGTGAAGGAAAAGGCCCGCCGCATGGGAAAGGCGGCCATCTGCGTTGCGGATCCGCTGTTCTTCTTCGGCGAGCTGGCACGGGAGAAGAGAGAAAAGATGAAGGGAACGGTATTTGTCGGCATCACCGGGAGCGCCGGGAAAACGACCACGAAGGACATGGTTTCCGCCATCCTCGGGAGGGCGGGATGGACGTTCAAGAACCCGGGAAATTACAACAACCTGGTCGGTCTCCCCCTTTCCCTCATGATGATGCGGGAAGGAGACGAGTACGGGGTGCTTGAGATGGGAACGAATACCCCGGGGGAGATCGGGAGGCTCACGGAAATTCTCGCTCCCCGGGTGGGAGCGATAACCAATATCGGACCTGCCCACCTCGAAGGCTTAGGCGACATCGATGGTGTGAAGAGGGAAAAGGGAGATCTCTTTGAGAAACTGAATGCAGGGGCCGTCGCCGTGGTAAATGAAGACGACCTCCGCGTCAAGGCGGTGTCGGGGCTTTTTCCGGGGAGAAAGGTCTCCTTCGGGGAAGAAAGGGGCGATGTGAGGGGAAAGATTCTGGCAATGAACCCGGATTCGATGGATATTCAACTCGACTACGGCGAGGACAGGATGAATGTCACCATGGCCTCCCCGGGAGTGCAGTTTTTCAGCAATGCCCTCTGTGCTGCGGGGATTGCCTTTGCCCTCGGGATTCCAAAAGAGCTGGTGCATGACGGCCTCTCATCATTTCTAACCGGCAGCGGGCGATTTTCCATCCTGCACCCGGGCAGGGACGTGGTGGTCGTTGACGATACCTATAACTCCAACCCCCTCTCCGTTGAGGTCGCCATACGTAACCTCAGGCTGATGTTTCCGGGGAGGAAGATTGTTTTCCTCCTCGGTGACATGCTTGAGCTTGGGGAGGCCGCCGATAGCTCGCATCTGCGTATCGGCGGCCTCACCTCCTCCCTCGGGCCTCACCGGATCTATACGTTTGGGGAGCTGGCGAGAAAGATACACGAGGGAGCTCTTCGCGCGGGATATCCGCAGTCCCAGTGCGGCCACTTCGAGGATGTGGAGGAGCTTGCAAAGAGGGTTTTAGAGGACAAAATACGCGGATCGGTAATTCTGGTGAAGGGATCGAGGATGATGAAGCTGGAGAGGGTCGTGGGCAGGATCGTGGAGAGTTTTTCCGCCCGGGGGAACGGGGCATGA
- a CDS encoding UDP-N-acetylmuramoyl-L-alanyl-D-glutamate--2,6-diaminopimelate ligase: protein MLTVKCLKDIIGGDFPAGSGPLSEIRGISVDSRTVQAGDVFFAIPGATYDGNEFVGDAFSRGAVCVVSSKASPDVDPARRIVVEDPVDALAKFSAKFFGDPSSSMDVVGITGTNGKTTITYLLEAIYESAGVPAGVIGTINYRFGGEVIREGLTTPFPHELQGSLAAVKSMGGRHVFMEVSSHGIFQRRISDIRFRTKIFTNLTRDHLDYHGDMENYFRVKKAFFTDAAPPVTEGGKLIVNLNCPYGRRLADELGGDAITYGIGKKAHYCAPSPRFSIDGTSAAVKTPSGELEIFSRLIGAHNLENILASIACAHQGGMDIHQVGKGIFLLEAVPGRLERVESSRPIHVFVDYAHTPDGLKNVIESLVPHKVGRLIAVFGCGGDRDRGKRSLMGHVAGGLADLTFVTSDNPRTEDPLAIIEDIVPGCEEGGAARAGKEDKMEPGTRLYIVEPDRKTAIRRAIEVAREGDIVLIAGKGHEPYQIIGERKIEFDDREVVRSIAG, encoded by the coding sequence TTGCTTACCGTTAAATGCCTGAAAGATATCATCGGGGGGGACTTTCCCGCAGGATCGGGACCTCTATCCGAAATACGGGGCATAAGCGTTGACTCGCGGACTGTTCAGGCGGGAGATGTCTTCTTTGCAATACCCGGAGCCACCTACGATGGGAACGAATTCGTCGGCGATGCGTTCTCGCGGGGAGCGGTCTGCGTCGTGTCGAGCAAAGCATCCCCCGATGTGGATCCGGCGCGGCGCATCGTGGTGGAGGACCCCGTCGACGCCCTGGCAAAGTTTTCGGCGAAGTTTTTCGGGGACCCTTCCTCCTCGATGGATGTGGTGGGAATAACGGGGACGAATGGCAAGACGACCATCACCTACCTTCTCGAGGCGATATACGAGAGCGCAGGGGTCCCCGCGGGAGTGATTGGAACGATCAACTACCGGTTCGGCGGGGAGGTAATACGGGAAGGCCTGACGACCCCGTTTCCCCATGAGCTCCAGGGCTCGCTGGCAGCGGTGAAATCCATGGGGGGGAGGCACGTGTTCATGGAGGTGTCCTCTCACGGTATATTCCAGCGAAGGATATCGGATATCCGTTTCAGAACGAAAATATTCACGAACCTGACCCGGGACCATCTCGATTACCATGGCGATATGGAGAATTATTTCCGGGTGAAAAAGGCATTTTTCACCGATGCGGCGCCACCGGTTACAGAAGGGGGGAAGTTGATCGTCAACCTCAATTGCCCCTATGGCAGAAGGCTGGCCGATGAGCTGGGAGGCGATGCCATCACCTACGGGATCGGGAAAAAGGCCCACTACTGCGCGCCCTCCCCCCGTTTCTCCATCGACGGCACCAGCGCCGCGGTGAAAACGCCTTCGGGGGAACTGGAGATCTTTTCCAGGCTCATCGGAGCGCACAACCTCGAGAACATTCTCGCCTCGATAGCCTGCGCCCACCAGGGAGGGATGGACATTCATCAGGTGGGGAAGGGAATTTTCCTCCTGGAAGCGGTGCCCGGAAGGCTCGAGCGGGTCGAATCGTCGAGGCCGATCCACGTGTTCGTCGACTATGCCCACACGCCCGATGGCTTGAAAAATGTCATCGAATCCCTGGTACCCCATAAAGTCGGCAGGCTGATCGCGGTGTTCGGGTGCGGGGGAGACAGGGACAGGGGCAAGAGGTCCCTGATGGGTCATGTTGCAGGGGGCCTGGCCGACCTTACATTCGTTACGAGCGACAACCCCAGAACGGAAGACCCTTTGGCCATCATCGAAGATATCGTGCCGGGGTGTGAGGAGGGCGGCGCAGCAAGGGCGGGGAAGGAAGATAAAATGGAGCCGGGGACAAGGCTCTACATCGTCGAGCCCGACAGAAAAACTGCCATTCGCAGGGCGATCGAGGTGGCCCGGGAAGGAGACATCGTGCTCATCGCGGGAAAGGGCCACGAGCCGTACCAGATAATCGGAGAGAGGAAAATAGAATTTGATGACAGGGAAGTTGTCAGAAGTATCGCGGGATGA
- a CDS encoding penicillin-binding protein, giving the protein MVKRRLKGVVIVFIGFYAAIVAKAFYYQIIGDAEIKKCSESQYEKKIVIPPARGPILDRNGSKLAVTVTAYSVGASPVAIQDKKGFAGVAHKVLKVPVEKTLGKMKSNRSFVYVKRQVDRDAANTFLNELGKLDEFKREYKIFGKIGAVNIIAEPKRYYPGKELAANVVGFCDIDSVGLEGIEKTFDKYLRGKKLSLLCEKDAKGRLIIPEVIPDNEVFGHTIQLTLDKNIQFICEKEIAEGVKKFHAKSGIAIAMSPRTGEIYAMAVYPAFDPNKPARFSPWSRKNRAITDVYEPGSTFKVFLLSGALDSGRVRITDRIYCENGVYRVQRRSIHDTHPSEWLTIPEVVKFSSNIGAVKIAEKFSPGRFYDYILKFSFGSKTGVELDGESSGILPSKTVFNRPIRYATASFGQGVAATPLQVITAFSSVINGGISLKPYIVKEVRDRFGQIVYRGKPLYAGRVVSSRTSAVMRDILKDVVTEEGTGTLADLKGYSVGGKTGTSQKVDFKRGGYSDERIASFLGFFPADEPAVAILVLIDEPKEEVYGGLVAAPVFNRIASKVAIYAGIAPDEPEEDFVRVAEAKMDDAGKGGVPQKARLPVMKVSYTGDEEEGVTMPDLEGLTVAQVIEMLEPFPVEYRLRGSGVALKQYPLPGKRISAGGICLITFGEE; this is encoded by the coding sequence ATGGTAAAAAGGCGTCTCAAGGGAGTCGTGATTGTTTTCATCGGTTTTTACGCGGCCATCGTTGCGAAAGCCTTCTACTATCAAATCATCGGGGATGCGGAGATCAAGAAATGCTCCGAGTCGCAGTATGAAAAGAAGATTGTTATCCCCCCCGCGCGGGGACCGATTCTGGATCGGAACGGAAGCAAGCTCGCCGTAACCGTCACCGCCTATTCCGTCGGGGCCTCCCCGGTGGCGATACAGGACAAAAAGGGTTTTGCCGGGGTTGCCCATAAGGTGCTGAAGGTGCCCGTTGAAAAGACCCTGGGGAAGATGAAATCCAACAGGTCTTTTGTCTACGTAAAGAGGCAGGTCGACAGGGATGCGGCGAACACCTTCCTGAACGAACTGGGCAAGCTCGATGAGTTCAAACGGGAGTACAAGATTTTTGGCAAGATTGGGGCCGTCAACATCATTGCGGAACCGAAGAGGTACTATCCGGGAAAAGAGCTCGCGGCGAACGTGGTCGGCTTCTGCGATATCGACTCCGTCGGGCTGGAGGGGATAGAGAAGACCTTCGACAAATACCTGAGAGGGAAGAAGTTGAGCCTTCTCTGCGAGAAGGATGCGAAAGGGCGGCTCATCATACCCGAAGTCATTCCCGATAATGAGGTTTTCGGCCATACCATTCAGCTTACGCTGGACAAGAACATCCAGTTCATATGCGAGAAGGAAATAGCGGAAGGTGTCAAGAAGTTTCACGCGAAAAGCGGGATAGCGATCGCCATGTCCCCAAGAACGGGAGAGATCTATGCCATGGCAGTGTACCCCGCATTCGACCCGAATAAACCGGCGAGATTCAGCCCCTGGTCCAGGAAGAACAGGGCCATAACCGACGTATACGAACCCGGGTCGACCTTCAAGGTCTTCCTCCTTTCAGGCGCGCTCGATTCGGGGAGGGTCCGCATCACCGACAGGATTTACTGCGAAAACGGGGTTTACCGCGTCCAGAGGCGCAGTATCCACGATACCCACCCCAGCGAGTGGCTCACGATTCCCGAGGTGGTAAAATTCTCGAGCAACATCGGTGCCGTGAAGATCGCGGAAAAGTTTTCACCCGGGAGGTTTTACGATTATATTCTGAAATTCTCCTTCGGTTCGAAAACGGGCGTAGAGCTGGATGGCGAGTCGTCGGGTATCCTCCCGAGCAAGACCGTGTTCAACAGGCCGATTCGCTACGCGACGGCCTCTTTCGGTCAGGGAGTCGCCGCGACCCCCCTTCAGGTCATTACGGCCTTCTCCTCCGTCATAAACGGCGGTATCTCCCTGAAGCCCTACATCGTCAAGGAGGTGCGGGACAGATTCGGGCAAATTGTGTACCGGGGGAAACCGCTCTATGCAGGACGGGTAGTATCCAGCCGCACATCCGCGGTCATGAGAGACATTCTGAAAGATGTTGTTACCGAAGAGGGAACCGGAACGCTCGCTGATTTGAAGGGTTACAGCGTCGGTGGAAAGACGGGGACGTCGCAGAAGGTGGACTTCAAGAGGGGTGGATATTCGGATGAGAGGATAGCGTCATTCCTCGGTTTTTTCCCTGCCGACGAGCCCGCGGTGGCGATTCTCGTCTTGATCGACGAGCCGAAGGAGGAGGTATACGGGGGGCTCGTTGCCGCCCCCGTTTTCAACAGGATCGCCTCCAAGGTGGCGATATATGCCGGGATTGCCCCGGATGAGCCGGAGGAGGATTTCGTAAGGGTTGCCGAGGCAAAGATGGATGACGCGGGAAAAGGAGGAGTCCCGCAGAAAGCCAGGCTGCCCGTCATGAAAGTTTCCTATACCGGCGATGAGGAGGAGGGGGTTACCATGCCGGACCTCGAGGGCCTGACCGTTGCGCAGGTGATAGAGATGTTGGAGCCCTTCCCCGTGGAGTATCGTCTTCGGGGGTCGGGGGTGGCGCTGAAGCAGTATCCTCTCCCCGGAAAGCGGATTTCAGCAGGAGGCATATGCCTGATAACATTCGGAGAGGAGTAG